A window of Corallococcus macrosporus DSM 14697 contains these coding sequences:
- the brxE gene encoding BREX-6 system BrxE protein — protein sequence MANSIAPEHLDEILGIQLVLAWAGESPGGEHPRLGWWKTDLIDAEAGGDLWKRLLPRTHRWAGLDASRRAARLTDEHLRKTNARADDMLTLFHFGFELDEALDERLAHHRLNAHPLIEVLPLLHVTTQALDKDALHAQLSTPSLDTSFTVLPAGRQLKRIATGGPQLLARRLACAMLKDAPASYPLPFVLNETSRGER from the coding sequence ATGGCCAACAGCATCGCGCCGGAACATCTGGACGAAATTCTCGGAATCCAGCTCGTCCTCGCCTGGGCGGGCGAATCCCCTGGAGGCGAGCACCCGCGACTCGGCTGGTGGAAGACAGACCTCATTGACGCCGAAGCAGGTGGAGACCTGTGGAAGCGCCTCTTGCCGCGGACCCACCGCTGGGCCGGGCTCGACGCATCGCGTCGTGCAGCGCGCTTGACCGACGAGCACCTCCGCAAGACAAACGCGCGCGCCGACGACATGCTCACACTCTTCCACTTCGGCTTCGAACTCGACGAAGCATTGGACGAGCGCCTCGCGCACCACAGGCTCAACGCGCATCCACTAATCGAGGTCCTGCCCCTGCTCCACGTCACGACCCAAGCGCTGGACAAGGACGCGCTCCACGCCCAGCTCTCCACTCCCAGTCTCGACACCTCCTTCACGGTCCTGCCAGCGGGCCGCCAACTCAAGCGCATCGCCACGGGTGGCCCGCAGCTGCTCGCCCGAAGGCTCGCCTGCGCCATGCTGAAAGATGCACCCGCGAGCTATCCCCTCCCCTTCGTCCTGAACGAGACCTCCCGTGGCGAACGCTGA
- a CDS encoding DUF1819 domain-containing protein: protein MANAEVQAIHTRILRLTLAVQESRAYWEAVEPEVQGAARVERAFSERWFGNKSLARVKLLLANFAVRFDQFPEALATLRRWRPADVGTRPLMCHWHLQLADPLYRAFTGTWIPGRLADGRREFDSDTVVRWVGEFARSEWAPATRYGFANKLIRAAHEAGLVSGALRGPRTALVPQVSDEALGYVIRLLQVVHHAGTWQDNPYLRSVGLTQDALDARLRRLPDVSFRRMGDLVELQTTPLEAFA, encoded by the coding sequence GTGGCGAACGCTGAAGTCCAGGCGATTCACACGCGCATCCTCCGCCTGACGCTCGCCGTTCAGGAGTCGCGGGCCTACTGGGAGGCGGTCGAGCCCGAAGTTCAAGGTGCGGCCCGCGTCGAGCGCGCTTTTTCTGAACGCTGGTTCGGCAACAAGAGCCTTGCTCGGGTGAAGCTGCTTCTCGCCAACTTCGCCGTCCGCTTCGACCAGTTCCCTGAGGCGCTCGCCACCTTGCGCCGCTGGCGTCCCGCTGACGTCGGAACGCGACCGCTCATGTGTCACTGGCACCTCCAGCTCGCGGACCCGCTCTACCGCGCCTTCACCGGCACCTGGATCCCGGGCCGCCTCGCGGACGGGCGCCGCGAGTTCGACAGCGACACGGTGGTGCGCTGGGTGGGCGAGTTCGCACGGTCCGAGTGGGCGCCGGCCACCCGCTATGGCTTCGCCAACAAGCTCATCCGTGCGGCGCACGAGGCGGGCCTGGTGTCCGGCGCCCTGCGCGGTCCTCGCACAGCCCTCGTCCCACAAGTCTCCGACGAGGCCCTGGGGTACGTCATCCGGCTCCTCCAGGTCGTTCATCACGCAGGTACCTGGCAGGACAACCCGTACCTCCGCTCCGTCGGGCTCACCCAGGACGCGCTTGATGCCCGGCTCCGACGGCTGCCAGACGTAAGCTTCCGGCGCATGGGAGACCTCGTGGAGTTGCAAACGACACCGTTGGAAGCGTTCGCATGA